The following are encoded together in the Capsulimonas corticalis genome:
- a CDS encoding LacI family DNA-binding transcriptional regulator, whose translation MRKQCFSWRAQAIARALTTIRDVAARAGVSVGTASKAMNNKGQLKAGTRQRVLQAAEELNFTPNALICSLQRGQTHTIGVFAWPVQIGAVNDITLPLLKGVADGVAGSGRDLLLYSDKPNQFPALTPATFLDGRVDGLILGPTTVKPEAVAMLANAGLPLVVLYNGDVPDSTGSVTIDNAAGVAAAVDHLVELGHRRIVFCGAMMTPDAAERYASYVSSLERHGLPYDSALSVIPDDWISDFEEVCRMLIALPKPPTAIIAGDDASAFPLIEALKLCGKSVPEDISVVGFDDCPAAANSPGLTTVRQPAQEVGQLAGQLISRLLEGAPASECRVTLPVELIIRASTAPPPAG comes from the coding sequence ATGAGAAAACAATGTTTTTCGTGGAGGGCGCAGGCCATAGCTAGAGCACTCACAACAATCCGGGACGTCGCCGCGCGCGCGGGCGTTTCCGTGGGAACCGCCTCCAAGGCGATGAACAACAAGGGCCAGCTCAAAGCCGGCACGCGCCAGCGCGTGCTTCAGGCGGCCGAAGAACTGAATTTTACGCCGAACGCGCTCATCTGTTCTTTGCAGCGGGGGCAGACCCATACCATTGGCGTCTTCGCGTGGCCGGTGCAGATCGGCGCCGTCAACGATATCACGCTGCCTTTGCTCAAGGGAGTGGCCGACGGCGTGGCGGGCAGCGGCCGGGATCTGCTGCTTTATTCCGATAAGCCGAACCAGTTTCCGGCGTTAACCCCGGCGACATTTCTCGATGGCCGTGTTGACGGATTGATCCTCGGGCCGACAACCGTCAAGCCCGAAGCCGTCGCCATGCTCGCCAACGCAGGCCTGCCGCTGGTCGTGCTCTACAATGGCGACGTTCCCGACTCAACCGGCTCCGTCACGATCGACAACGCCGCCGGCGTCGCCGCCGCCGTGGACCATCTGGTGGAGTTGGGACATCGCCGGATCGTCTTCTGCGGCGCCATGATGACCCCCGACGCCGCCGAGCGTTACGCCTCCTATGTGAGCAGCCTGGAGCGGCATGGTCTCCCCTACGACTCAGCCTTGAGCGTGATCCCGGACGACTGGATCTCGGACTTCGAGGAAGTCTGCCGTATGCTGATCGCGCTGCCGAAGCCGCCGACGGCGATTATCGCTGGCGACGACGCCTCGGCCTTCCCATTGATCGAAGCGCTCAAGCTGTGCGGCAAGAGCGTGCCGGAAGACATCTCCGTCGTGGGTTTCGACGACTGCCCCGCCGCCGCCAACTCTCCGGGCCTCACCACAGTGCGCCAGCCGGCCCAGGAGGTCGGACAGCTCGCCGGCCAATTGATCAGCCGCCTCCTCGAAGGCGCCCCGGCCTCCGAATGCCGCGTCACCCTCCCCGTCGAACTGATCATCCGCGCCAGCACCGCGCCTCCCCCGGCAGGTTAA
- a CDS encoding DUF4259 domain-containing protein produces the protein MGTWGAGNFDSDGALDYISGVVDDLEGKIEDILTDEDRSALDEEGEGVLVPSVAILSALHETVQAPTPEPAVVARWRAQYLAIYDGQIDDLDPDDGYKDERRQVIQSTFDKLETQAQAFWSIAVE, from the coding sequence ATGGGAACATGGGGCGCGGGAAACTTCGACAGCGACGGCGCGCTGGATTATATCAGCGGCGTCGTGGACGATCTGGAAGGCAAGATCGAGGACATACTGACCGACGAGGACCGCAGCGCGCTGGATGAAGAGGGCGAAGGCGTGCTCGTCCCCAGCGTCGCCATCCTCTCGGCGCTGCATGAAACCGTTCAGGCGCCCACGCCCGAACCCGCCGTCGTCGCCCGCTGGCGCGCGCAGTATCTCGCGATCTACGACGGGCAGATCGACGATCTGGATCCCGACGACGGCTACAAGGACGAGCGCCGCCAGGTCATCCAAAGCACCTTCGACAAGCTGGAAACCCAGGCGCAGGCGTTCTGGAGCATCGCCGTGGAATAG
- a CDS encoding LacI family DNA-binding transcriptional regulator, with translation MIDHFSETMFLKNDDFPLFGLYNDDIMSNIHEVARHAGVSPATVSRTFRTPELIAQQTRRRVLRAADTLNYQPRVRAAGLEADTHSESVTAAIGFLLFTEDPDSGEIDEFYAPILMGAQAEADRFGMHLILRTASRFEPPRETHRPGAPATLAGSLLVGSAEPEALAAHDCQSRIAVLVDNRDRTGQRDCVVSDCFGGMQAAVQHLLDLGRRRIAIVEDVAEDHRRRERLQGYRHALWEAGISPPLQWIVSAPPSAGLTPYFKLLDTPARPTAIAVASDASALAALAACRALGLCVPHDISIVSFDDTALSRQSYPALTTARVNKAQMGRLAVRQLAARIREAEENVDPLPCSAIVVPMSLIVRASTGRALGEDAASGHPRPD, from the coding sequence ATGATCGATCATTTTTCAGAAACCATGTTTCTGAAAAATGACGACTTTCCCCTCTTCGGCCTGTATAATGACGATATCATGTCCAATATCCACGAAGTCGCCCGCCACGCCGGCGTCTCGCCGGCGACTGTGTCCCGAACGTTCCGCACCCCGGAGCTGATCGCTCAGCAGACCCGGCGGCGCGTGCTGCGCGCCGCCGACACGCTCAACTATCAGCCAAGGGTGCGCGCCGCCGGCTTGGAAGCCGACACTCACTCCGAAAGCGTGACGGCGGCGATCGGCTTTCTGCTGTTCACCGAGGATCCCGACAGCGGGGAGATCGACGAGTTCTACGCGCCGATTCTCATGGGCGCGCAGGCGGAGGCGGACCGGTTTGGGATGCATTTGATTTTGCGGACGGCGTCCCGGTTCGAGCCGCCCCGAGAGACGCACAGGCCGGGCGCTCCCGCCACGCTCGCGGGATCGCTGCTGGTGGGTTCGGCGGAGCCGGAGGCGCTGGCCGCGCACGACTGTCAGTCGCGGATCGCCGTGCTGGTGGACAACCGGGATCGGACGGGGCAGCGCGACTGTGTCGTCAGCGACTGCTTCGGCGGCATGCAGGCCGCCGTCCAGCATCTGCTGGACCTGGGGCGGAGGCGGATCGCGATCGTGGAGGATGTGGCCGAAGACCACCGGCGCCGCGAGCGGCTTCAGGGATATCGCCACGCGCTCTGGGAAGCGGGGATTTCCCCGCCGCTCCAATGGATCGTCTCCGCGCCGCCCAGCGCCGGCCTCACTCCTTACTTCAAGCTGCTGGACACGCCGGCCCGGCCGACGGCGATCGCCGTCGCCAGCGACGCCAGCGCTCTCGCGGCGCTCGCCGCCTGCCGGGCTCTGGGACTGTGCGTTCCGCATGACATCAGCATCGTCAGCTTCGACGACACCGCGCTCAGCCGGCAGTCCTATCCCGCCCTCACCACGGCGCGCGTCAACAAGGCGCAGATGGGACGCCTCGCCGTCCGCCAATTGGCCGCCCGGATCCGAGAAGCCGAGGAAAACGTCGATCCGCTTCCCTGCTCCGCCATCGTCGTCCCCATGTCGCTCATCGTGCGCGCCTCCACCGGCCGGGCGCTCGGTGAGGACGCCGCCTCAGGTCACCCCCGTCCGGATTAA